The genomic segment CAGGGCGTCGTACCCGTGGTTGAACGCCCGCTCGTTCTCGTACCCGATCGCCCACCACGGACGGCCCTGTTCCGCCGACTTCCTGATGATCTTGTCGTCGATGTCGGTGACGTTCCGCACGAACGTGACGTCATACCCTCGGTAGGCGAACCACCGGCGCATGATGTCGAAGTTCAGCCCCGACCGGATGTGTCCGATGTGCGGAGCTGCCTGGACGGTCGCGCCACAGAGGTAGATCGAGACACAACCCGCGGAAAGCGGGACGAAATCACGGATCTGCCGGGCGCTGGTGTCGTACAGGCGAATAGTCACGCCTCAAGGGTAGTGGGCGCGCACCAGTGCCCCGCGACCCCCGGGCCTGATCTTTTTCCGGTGGCGCGCAAGGGCTCCACGCGTCGGAGCCGGCGACCGCCGTCTTCCGCCGCCGCCGGGCACGTCTCCCACCATGTGGAAGGGACCCGGCGGTATCCGCGCTCCGGGCCGCCCGCCCCCTGGCCGGAGGCGGGCGGCCCGGCACCTCAGATGCGGCCGAGGACCTTGCGCGGGGTGATCCGGACGATCACCCGGGTGCCGTCCTCCGCCGACGACGGGTTGAACTCGGCGTACTTCTTACCGCTGTACTTGACCGACAGTTCGTCGATCAGTTCCTGTCCGCCCTCGGTGGTCAGGGTGGCGGAGCCGCGGATCTCGGCGTAGGTGTACGGGGCGTCGAAGGGCTGGACGACGACGGAGACACGCGGGTCGCGGCGCAGGTTCCGCTCCTTGCGGCGGCCCTCGGTCGTCGAGATGAGGATGTCGTCACCGTCCCGCTTCACCCAGACCGGCGAGAGCTGGGGGCTGCCGTCCGGCTGGATGGTCGCGACGGTCACGAAGACCGGCGTGTCGAGAAGCGCCTTGAGCTGATCGGAGAGTGCGGCGGTCATGGAGTACGTCCTCCTGAGGCGTTGGCGATGCTCCTACGTCTACCCCCAACCGCGTCCTGGCCCCCGCCCTTCCCGTTTCCGCCCACCGGAAGGGTCAGCGCGAGAGCGGCGCCCGTCAGCGGTACGGCGGCGAGCGCCGTCCACAGGACCCCCGGGGGCGCGCCCAGGAGTGCCCCGGTGGCCGCGCTGCCGCCGAGTACGGCGAGTCCGGAGACCGACGACAACGCCCCGGTGGCGAGCCCGAGCCGCCGGTCGTCGACGAGGTCGGGTACGAGCCCCCGGGCGGCGGGCACCAGCAGCATCTGTCCCGACGTCAGCAGCACCACCAGCGCCGCCCCGGGCAGCAGCCCGCCGCCCGGCACCACCGGCACGGCCGCGAAACCGGCCGCGACGACGACGAGTCCGCCCGCCAGCGCGGTCCGGGGCGCGATCCGGCGCGCCGCCCACCGGGTGAGCGGCAGCTGCGCGAGGACGACCAGCAGGGAGGACAGCGCGAACAGCCAGCCGAGCGCGGCCTGCGAACCGGTGGCGCGTTCCACCTCGGCGGGCAGTGACAGATAGAGCTGGTTGTAGGCGACGAGATAGCTGCTGTACGCGAGGCACAGCACGAGGAACGGGCCGTTGGCGAACACGGTCCACAGGGCGGGCCCGCCCCCGCCCCCGGTCCGCCGCACGGCGGCGCGGCGCGGCATCAGCCGGGCGTGTCCGGCGAGCACCCCGACGAAGACGAGGGCCCCGGCGACGCAGGCGGCCCGGAACCCCCCGCCGAGCAGCAGCAGGAGCGACCCGATGAGCGGTCCGACGAAGGCCCCGGCCTGCCCGGCGGCGGAGAACACGGCGAGCACCTGCGTACGCGGGGTGCCGGTCTCCTCCTCGTACCGGACGGACTCCCGGGCGGTCTCCGACTCCACCGCCGGAGAGAACAGCGCGGCGGCGAACCCGATCAGGACGACAGCGGCGATCACCGTGGCGGTGGACCCTGCGAACGCGAGCCATCCGAACCCGATGATCCGCAAGGCGCATCCGGCCAGGACGACGGGGCGGGGCCCGTACCGGTCGGTGAGCGCGCCGCCGACGACGAAGAGCCCCTGCTGGCTGAAGGTCCGCAGCCCGAGCACGAGGCCGACCAGCCAACCGGCCATACCGAGTCCGCTGCCCAGATGGGTGGCGAGGTAGGGCAGCACGGCGTAGAACCCCACGTTGAACGCGAACTGGGTCCCCACGAGCAACCGCACGTAGCCAGTCATCGCGCGCACCTCATTCACCCTTCACCACCGTACGAACAGAGCTCCCACCGCTGCTGAGGGGAGCCCACGCCCATCCCGTACGCGCGGGACGGCGCTTCCCGGCATCGCATGCTCCGGCCTTGGTCGTGGTGCGGGCGTGGCCGAGTCCGGGGCGGGACCGTCCGGCGCGGTGCCGGCGCGGCGCCGGAGCGGTGCCGGAGCGGTGCCGGAGCGGTGCCGGAGCGGTGCCGGAGCGCGGTGTCCGGCGCGGTCCCGGGGCGGTACCGGCGCGGTGTCCGGTGGGTGGGGCGGGGGCCCTCCGGCGTGTCTCCTCGGAGTGGGCGCGGCACCCTCCACCGGATGCGAACCCGGGTCCTGCGCCCACTCCTGCGGGGACCCGCCTGCACGCCCCCACCCGGCCGTCCCGCGTCCGCGGATCGATCGGTGGTGGAGGGGACCGGAGCGCGCCGTCCCAAACCCGGGTCCACCCACTCCCGCGGGGACCCGCCTGCATCCGGCCGTCCCGCGTCCGCGGATCGATCGGTGGTGGAGGGGACCGGAGCGCGCCGTCCCAAACCCGGGTCCGCCCACTCCTGCGAGGACCCGCCTGCATCCGGCCGTCCCGCGTCCGCGGATCGATCGGTGGTGGAGGGGGTGGGAGCGCCGCCTTCCCGCGCGTGGGGGTGGGGGTTCGGCCTTGCGTCACCTTGTCGCTCCTCGTCCCCGCACAGCGCCCGAAACCAGCACCGCCAATGCCCCCAGCCCCGCCAGCGCGACGGCGGGGGCCAGCACTCCCCACGGGGCCCGTTCCGCGTACGGCATGTTCTCGGACAGCATCCGTCCCCACTCCGGCGCCGGCGCCGGCGCCCCGAGTCCCAGGAATCCGAGCGAGGCCAGGGCCAGCGCGATGGCGGGGACGCGCAGTACCGCGTGCCGCACGACCGGTGGCAGCACCCCCGGCAGCACGTGCCGACGCAGCAGGTGTCCCCGGGACGCCCCGAGCGACTTCGCGGCGGCGATGTGCGGCGCCGCCCGTTCCTGGGCGTACAGGGCGGCGGTGTGCGCGGCGAGCGGTGCCCAGGAGACGGCGGCGACCGCGGCCGCCGCGCCCCATGGGCCCGGACCGACGAGCCCCGCCACGACGAGCCCGCTGAGGATCGCGGGGAGCGCGTTCGCTGTCTCGGTGAGCGCCCCGGCGCGTACGGCCCCGAGGAGCAGCCCGAGCAGCAGGGTGACGACGGAGACGGCCACGGCCATGAGCACGGTCCGGGCCGCCCCGTGCCCGAGCCGGGCCAGGATGTCCCGCCCCAGCGAGTCCGTGCCGAGTGGGTGCGCGGCGCAGGGCCCGGTGAGCCGTACGGCCGCGTCGACGTGCAGCGGATCGCGCGTCAGCCCGGCCACCGTCACGACGGCGAGGAGCACGGCCAGGGCCACGGCCCCCACCACGACCGCTCGCCGCCCCGGCAGCGCGGGGGGTACGAGCGCGGGCAGCGCCCCCTCGTCGAGCGCGGGTCCCAGCAGGGCGCGCGCCGCGAGCCGGGCGGCGAGCCCGGCGGCGATCCCGAGCAGCAACAGGACGAGCACGCATGCCTGGAGGACCGGCAGGTCCTGCGCGAGGGCGGCGGCCAGTGCCGTACCGCCGAGGCCGGGGATCGCGTACAGCGTCTCGACGGCGACGGCCCCGCCGGTCAGTCCGACGACGATCAGCCCGAGCTGGGGCAGCAGTCCGGGCAGCGTGCGCCGGAGCGCGTGGAGGGCGACACGTCGTCCGGGCAGCCCGCCCGCCGCGGCGGCGCGCGCCCACGGTTCGGCGAACGCGGCGGGCAGCGCGTCGTCGAGGAGGCGGCCGAGCAGGGCACCCGCCGGTACGCCCATGGCGAGCGCGGGCAGGACCAGTTGGTCCCCGGCGCCCCAGCCGAGCGCGGGGAACCAGCCGAGCTGTACGGCGAACACGGTGGCGAACACGGCTGCCAGCAGGAATTCGGGAAGTGCGGCGAGCACCGCCGCGCTCACTCCCGCCCGCGCCCGGTCGATCCGCCGCCGGGCGCCCCGCCGCAGCGTCCCGGCGCTGAGCGCGACGGCCAGCACGACGGCGACGGCGAGCGAGACGCCCATCAGGGTCAGGGAGACGCCGAGTGCGGAGGTGACGTCGGGTGCGACGGGCTGTCCGGAGACCCAGGACTCGCCGAGGTCGCCCCGGAGGAGTCCGCCGAGCCAGTCGCCGAGGACGTGTGCGGGGCCGCCGTCGAGCCCGGTCCCGGCGCGGATCGCGTCGAGCGTGGCGGGGGTGGGCGGCCGGTCGGCGTACCGGGCGTGCAGGATCGTCAGCGCCGGATCGGTCCGGGTCAGCCAGGGCAGCAGCCCGATGACGGCGACGACCGCGAGGAGCGTGGCGAGCCGCCCCGCCAGGTACTTCACCGGGCCGGCCGATCAGCCGACGTGGGTGTCGGCGGTGATGAGGGTGCGTTCCATCGGGTCGAGCGAGACGCCTTCGACGCGGCTGTCGTCGTATCCCTGGACGAACCGTTCGTGGACCAGCGGTACGAGGGCGTCGGCGCCGAGGACGTCGGCCTCGGCGGTCATCTCGGCCTTGTGCCGGGCGTCGGTGTCGACGGTGGCCGCCGCCTTGTCCACATCGGCGTCGACCCGCTTGTCGCAGAGCTGGGAGATGTTGAAGCTGCCGTCGCAGGTGAAGTCGGACTCCAGGTACGAGACGGGGTCGGCGGTGTCGAGGAGGGTGTTGCGGGCCTGGATGAACGCGTCGTACTTCCCGCCGAGCGCGTCGGCCTCCAGCTGTGCGTAGTCGCGTACGACCTGCTTGACGGTGAAGCCGCGCTTCTCCAGTTGCTGCTGGACGACGGTGGCGACCTCGGGCAGCTCGGGCCGGTTGGTGTAGGTGGCGAGGACGATCTGCCCGGTCTTCGCGACGGCGGTCGGGGCGGCGGCCTTCGTGCGGCCGACGGGGGCGACGCGCTCGGCGGCGGCCCAGGGCACGCCGGGGCCGAGGAGCCCCTGTGCGGTGTCGGCGCGTCCTTCGTAGACGGCCTTGACGATGGCCTTGGAGTCGATGGCCTCGCGGGCGGCGGCGCGCATGGCGGGGTCGGCGAAGACGCCGCGCCGGGTGTTGAGGGAGAGGCCGTTGGTGCGGGCGGAGGGGAACTCGTGGACGAAGTGTCCGCCGAGCAGGGACGCCTGGGAGATCGGTACGTACTCGGCGACGTCGACGGCCTTGGTGCGCAGCGCGTTGGCGCGGGCGGTGCCGTCGGCGGCGAACTTCACATCGACGCCGGGGGACTTGGCCTTGGCGCCCCAGTAGGTGCCGTTGCGCTGGAGGGTCGCGCTGACGGCGCCGTTGAGCTCGGTGAGGGTGTACGGGCCGGTGGCGTGCCCGGCGGGGTCGACCTTGCCGTCCCGGTACGCGCCGGCGGAGAGGATCGTCAGCGAGGGGTTGGCGAGCCGTTGGGGCAGCAGCGGGTCGGGCTCGGCCGTGGTGACGCGTACGGTCCTGGCGTCCTTCACGGTGGCGGTGATCCGGGTGTCACTGAGCACGCGCGGCTTCGGGGACGCCTTCGCGGCGGCCGAGAGGGCGCCTACGACGGCCGGTGCGTCGACCTTCGTACCGTCCTGGAACTCCGCGTCGCGCAGGGCGAACGTCCACGCCTTGTCGCCCTCGCGGGCCCAGGAGGTGGCGAGGGCGGGCTTGGCCTCGCCGTTCTTGTCGAGGGTGGTCAGGCCCTCGATGACGGCGAGCCGGCTGAGGGTGACGGCGTCGTCGCCGTACGGGGACATGGCCTGGGCGGGCGGGAAGGCCATGACGACGCGCAGCCGCTGCCCGCCGCCGCCGGAGGTGTCCGACGAGTCGGTGCCGGAGCAGGCGGTGGCGAGCGGGACGACGAGGGCGGCCACGGCGAGGGCCGAGGGCAGCGTGGTGCGGCGGCGCGCACGGGACGGGGACATGAGAACGACCTTATATGAAAATGATTGTCATCTAATGGGTGGGGTGAGTGCCGGATGCGGGCGCCCCCGGCACCGGAGGCATCGGCAGTTCGAAGTGCACGATCCCCTGACCGCCGTCCGCGAACGCGCGCTCGTCGCAGACCTCGTGGGCCAGCGACCGCCAGAACGGTTCGGCGCCCGGGACGGCCGGATCGGTGTGCAGATAGATCGCCCGGTACCCGCCGACGCGCGCCACGAAGTCGGACAGCTCGCGCACGATCAGCCGGGCGAGACCGTGCCTGCGGTGCTCCGGGCGGACGTAGATCCGGCAGAGCTGGGCGGTGGACCCGGACGGGAACCGGTCGGCGACCCACCGCGGGTTCGGCGGTGCCTGCGGACCCCGGTCGCGCACGGCGCCGGTGGCGACGATCTCGCCGTCCCGCTCCACGACGAGGAGCGTGCACCGCCCGGGGCGCAGATAGGCGGCCTCGGGATCGATGATGTCGGCGTGCCAGCGGGGCACGTAGCCGGACCGCAGATCGCGGTAGACGGTGTCGAGCATCACGGCCCGGGCCCCGCCCACATCGTCGGCGGTGGCGGTGCGCAGGACGTATCC from the Streptomyces sp. AM 4-1-1 genome contains:
- a CDS encoding ABC transporter permease subunit; the encoded protein is MKYLAGRLATLLAVVAVIGLLPWLTRTDPALTILHARYADRPPTPATLDAIRAGTGLDGGPAHVLGDWLGGLLRGDLGESWVSGQPVAPDVTSALGVSLTLMGVSLAVAVVLAVALSAGTLRRGARRRIDRARAGVSAAVLAALPEFLLAAVFATVFAVQLGWFPALGWGAGDQLVLPALAMGVPAGALLGRLLDDALPAAFAEPWARAAAAGGLPGRRVALHALRRTLPGLLPQLGLIVVGLTGGAVAVETLYAIPGLGGTALAAALAQDLPVLQACVLVLLLLGIAAGLAARLAARALLGPALDEGALPALVPPALPGRRAVVVGAVALAVLLAVVTVAGLTRDPLHVDAAVRLTGPCAAHPLGTDSLGRDILARLGHGAARTVLMAVAVSVVTLLLGLLLGAVRAGALTETANALPAILSGLVVAGLVGPGPWGAAAAVAAVSWAPLAAHTAALYAQERAAPHIAAAKSLGASRGHLLRRHVLPGVLPPVVRHAVLRVPAIALALASLGFLGLGAPAPAPEWGRMLSENMPYAERAPWGVLAPAVALAGLGALAVLVSGAVRGRGATR
- a CDS encoding MFS transporter; this encodes MTGYVRLLVGTQFAFNVGFYAVLPYLATHLGSGLGMAGWLVGLVLGLRTFSQQGLFVVGGALTDRYGPRPVVLAGCALRIIGFGWLAFAGSTATVIAAVVLIGFAAALFSPAVESETARESVRYEEETGTPRTQVLAVFSAAGQAGAFVGPLIGSLLLLLGGGFRAACVAGALVFVGVLAGHARLMPRRAAVRRTGGGGGPALWTVFANGPFLVLCLAYSSYLVAYNQLYLSLPAEVERATGSQAALGWLFALSSLLVVLAQLPLTRWAARRIAPRTALAGGLVVVAAGFAAVPVVPGGGLLPGAALVVLLTSGQMLLVPAARGLVPDLVDDRRLGLATGALSSVSGLAVLGGSAATGALLGAPPGVLWTALAAVPLTGAALALTLPVGGNGKGGGQDAVGGRRRSIANASGGRTP
- a CDS encoding GNAT family N-acetyltransferase produces the protein MESATAVVAEAPGRRVEVDGYVLRTATADDVGGARAVMLDTVYRDLRSGYVPRWHADIIDPEAAYLRPGRCTLLVVERDGEIVATGAVRDRGPQAPPNPRWVADRFPSGSTAQLCRIYVRPEHRRHGLARLIVRELSDFVARVGGYRAIYLHTDPAVPGAEPFWRSLAHEVCDERAFADGGQGIVHFELPMPPVPGAPASGTHPTH
- a CDS encoding PPOX class F420-dependent oxidoreductase, encoding MTAALSDQLKALLDTPVFVTVATIQPDGSPQLSPVWVKRDGDDILISTTEGRRKERNLRRDPRVSVVVQPFDAPYTYAEIRGSATLTTEGGQELIDELSVKYSGKKYAEFNPSSAEDGTRVIVRITPRKVLGRI
- a CDS encoding ABC transporter substrate-binding protein, which encodes MSPSRARRRTTLPSALAVAALVVPLATACSGTDSSDTSGGGGQRLRVVMAFPPAQAMSPYGDDAVTLSRLAVIEGLTTLDKNGEAKPALATSWAREGDKAWTFALRDAEFQDGTKVDAPAVVGALSAAAKASPKPRVLSDTRITATVKDARTVRVTTAEPDPLLPQRLANPSLTILSAGAYRDGKVDPAGHATGPYTLTELNGAVSATLQRNGTYWGAKAKSPGVDVKFAADGTARANALRTKAVDVAEYVPISQASLLGGHFVHEFPSARTNGLSLNTRRGVFADPAMRAAAREAIDSKAIVKAVYEGRADTAQGLLGPGVPWAAAERVAPVGRTKAAAPTAVAKTGQIVLATYTNRPELPEVATVVQQQLEKRGFTVKQVVRDYAQLEADALGGKYDAFIQARNTLLDTADPVSYLESDFTCDGSFNISQLCDKRVDADVDKAAATVDTDARHKAEMTAEADVLGADALVPLVHERFVQGYDDSRVEGVSLDPMERTLITADTHVG